Sequence from the Rhizobium sp. TH2 genome:
CTGGTGGCTCGGGCTTTCGACGAAGACACGGACGAGCTTCGACTACGTGCCGCTCCTGCCCTGGATCTGCCCGTTCCTGCTGGGCATGGCCGCTTCCCGCCTCGACCGCGTCCAGAGCCTGCTGCGACAATATGCTTCTGGGGACAGCGATGAAAACCGGCTCCGAACCGCATTCAGCTTCCTGGGCCGCCACAGTCTCGTCTTTTATCTCGTGCACCAGCCAATCCTGATTTCGATGCTCTTCGGTTTCTCGCTGATCTACCCGCCCGATCCGGCGGCAGGATTTGTGGGAAAATGTGAGGCCGATTGCAGGGCGACGCTCGATGCGCAGTTCTGCACGCGTTTCTGTGGCTGTGCGCTGGATGAACTGCAAAAGCAGAACCTGTTCACCGCCTTCCAGTCTGGCGCAATTTCGCCCGCTGATAGTGAGCGCATCGACACGTTGAGAATCGAATGCACCGCACGCTCGGAATGAGCGGCGACGTTCAGGTTGGAATAAGACTTATGAATGCATATCGCGTGAGGCCGCTCAGTTTTCCGTGGACCCCGTTCGTCTATATCGCCGCGATACTGATCGCGGTCGGCCTTGATCGCCTATTCCCTCTTGAGCTGCTCGACGGCTGGTATCTGACGTTCCTCGCCATTGGCAGCGTATTCCTCGCCGTGTCGGTCTGGCTCGGCTTTTCGGGCTTCCGCAAGCTCTATAAATGCGGCACGGCAATGCTGTCCTCAAGCGCCGCCACACGGCTGGTGACGTCGGGCCCTTACCGTTTCACGCGCAATCCTGTCTATCTCGCCTATACGCTGGCGACGCTCGGCGCGGGCATGGTCACCGGCAATGCCTGGCTCATCGCGGCTGCCATCGTCACCGCCGGCATT
This genomic interval carries:
- a CDS encoding isoprenylcysteine carboxylmethyltransferase family protein — its product is MNAYRVRPLSFPWTPFVYIAAILIAVGLDRLFPLELLDGWYLTFLAIGSVFLAVSVWLGFSGFRKLYKCGTAMLSSSAATRLVTSGPYRFTRNPVYLAYTLATLGAGMVTGNAWLIAAAIVTAGITHAWIIRREEKHLLARFGFEFEKYRRRTRAWI